The Williamwhitmania sp. genomic sequence ACAACGCGGCGGGGCTCGTTGACCAGCTGGCGTACACCTACACCGGGAACCAGCTCACGGCGGTGACCGACAACGCCGGGGCCCACGCCGCGCAGGGCTACGTGGACGGCTACACCGCAGCGGTGGACCGCACCTATGATGCGCTGGGGCGGATGGCGACCGACCGCGACCGGGGGGTGGCGGTGGCCTACAACGCGCTGAGCCTACCCGAAAAGGTGAGCAGCTTAGCTGACCCGAACGATAAAATTGCGTATATTTACGACGCCGCCGGGCGGAAGCTGGCGGTGCGGAGCGGCGGCAAGGCCACCATTTACGCCGGCTCGGCGGTAATCGACAGCGCCACGGCGGGTGCGCAGCTGGCCTTTCTGCTCAACGGCGAGGGGCGGCTGGTGCCGGACGGGGCGGGCGGCTACCGGGCGGAGTACTTCCTGAAGGACCACCTGGGCAACGTGCGGGCGGTGGTGGCCCGCAACGGCAGCGGGAATAAGGAGCTGGTGAGCGCCAGCAGCTACTACCCCTTCGGGCTGGAGATGGCCGCGCAGGCCTACCAGAGCGGGACCCCCAACCCCTACCGCTACAACGGCAAGGAGCTGCAGGCGTTCCTGCAGGTGGCCGGACGTTCTTTGGGATGGTATGACTACGGCGTTAGGTTCTACGAGCCGGAAATAGGGCGGTGGACAACGGTAGACCCGGTGGCCGAGTGGCACTTCAACCAGGATCCCTACAGCTACTGCCTGAACAACCCGCTCCGGTTCGTGGATAGGTACGGCATGGATACTACGATTGC encodes the following:
- a CDS encoding RHS repeat-associated core domain-containing protein, with protein sequence MEWCTPTGPTATLQRYAFTYDGLSRLTRGSYSQPATGGLGGAYDEALAYDLNGNITALSRWAPQNNAAGLVDQLAYTYTGNQLTAVTDNAGAHAAQGYVDGYTAAVDRTYDALGRMATDRDRGVAVAYNALSLPEKVSSLADPNDKIAYIYDAAGRKLAVRSGGKATIYAGSAVIDSATAGAQLAFLLNGEGRLVPDGAGGYRAEYFLKDHLGNVRAVVARNGSGNKELVSASSYYPFGLEMAAQAYQSGTPNPYRYNGKELQAFLQVAGRSLGWYDYGVRFYEPEIGRWTTVDPVAEWHFNQDPYSYCLNNPLRFVDRYGMDTTIALQPVYCIAPKPAPKTPKPQSLLARVVNKIGNAMANLTHGIFGPSDAALPRQLGSMQNYGDQIFGPNGQGTPDKAKVTGVMGELP